Part of the Burkholderia humptydooensis genome, TTCCGATGATGGTGCCGTGCTGGATGTTTCCGGTCGCGATCGCGTGCGGCAACACGTTCGTGCTGAAGCCGTCCGAGCGCGATCCGTCGGCGTCGATCCGGCTCGCCGAGCTGCTGAAGGAAGCGGGGCTGCCCGACGGCGTGTTCAACGTCGTGCACGGCGACAAGACGGCCGTCGATGCGCTGATCGCGCATCCCGACGTGGCCGCGCTGTCGTTCGTCGGCTCGACGCCGATCGCCGAATATATTCATACCGAAGCCGCGCGGCGCGGCAAGCGCGTGCAGGCGCTGGGCGGCGCGAAGAACCATCTCGTCGTGATGCCGGACGCGAACCTGGATCAGGCCGTCGACGCGCTCGTCGGCGCCGCGTACGGTTCGGCGGGCGAGCGCTGCATGGCGATCTCGGTCGCGGTTGCGGTGGGCGGCGTCGCCGATGCGCTCGTCGAGCGGCTCGCCGCGCGCGCGAGGACACTGAAGATCGGCAACGGGATGGAACCCGACGTCGAAATGGGGCCGCTCGTGACGGCCGCGCATCGCGCGAAGGTGTCCGCGTACATCGACGCGGGGGTCGCCGCGGGCGCGAAGCTCGTCGTCGACGGGCGCGACCACGTCGTCGAAGGATGCGAGCGCGGCTTCTTTCTCGGCGGCACGCTGTTCGACGGCGTGACGACCGGCATGTCGATCTACCGCGAGGAAATCTTCGGTCCGGTGCTGGCCGTCGTGCGGGTGCCGGATTTCGCGAGCGCGGTCGCGCTCGTCAACGCGCACGAGTTCGCGAACGGCGTGTCGTGCTTCACGTCCGACGGCGGCATCGCGCGCGCGTTCGCGCGGAAGATCCAGGTCGGGATGGTCGGCATCAACGTGCCGATTCCGGTGCCGATGGCGTGGCATTCGTTCGGCGGCTGGAAGCGCTCGCTGTTCGGCGATCACCATGCGTACGGCGCGGAGGGCGTGCGCTTCTACACGCGCTACAAGAGCGTGATGCAGCGCTGGCCGGACAGCATCGCGAAGGGCGCGGAGTTCACGATGCCCGTCGCGAAGTGACGCGCACGCGTTCGACGTTCTGACGACGCCGCGCGGCCCCCGCAACGGGGCCGCGCGGTCTATGCTTTAACGGCGCGCATCGGCTCTCGATGCGCGGCCTGGCGCCGAGGCGCACGACGGCGGTCCGCGAGAGAGACCGCCGCACCCGAATTGAGGAGACGGCAGACCGTGGCTACCGAACGTACGCTCGAAGGCGAATTCGATTATGTGATCGTCGGCGCCGGCACGGCCGGCTGCGTGCTCGCGAACCGGCTCACCGAAGACCCGGACGTGACCGTGCTGCTGCTCGAAGCCGGCGGCAAGGACGACTATCACTGGATCCACATCCCGGTCGGCTATCTGTACTGCATCGGCAATCCGCGCACCGACTGGCTCTACAAGACCGAGCCCGAAGCGGGCCTGAACGGCCGCGCGCTGTCGTATCCGCGCGGGCGCGTGCTGGGCGGCTCGTCGTCGATCAACGGGATGATCTACATGCGCGGCCAGCGCGGCGATTACGACGACTGGGCGCGCGCGACGGGCGACGCGGGCTGGTCGTGGGACAGCGTGCTGCCGATCTTCAGGCGCAGCGAGGATCACCACGCGGGTGCGACCGACATGCACGGCGCGGGCGGCATGTGGCGCGTCGAGAAGCAGCGGCTGCGCTGGGAGATCCTCGAGGCGTTCTCGCAGGCCGCGCAGCAGACGGGCATTCCGGCCACCGACGATTTCAACCGCGGCGACAACACGGGCGTCGGCTATTTCGAGGTCAATCAGAAGCGCGGCATCCGCTGGAACGCGTCGAAGGCGTTCCTGCGCCCCGCGCTCGCGCGGCCGAATCTCACCGTGATCACCGGCGCGCAAGCCGAGCGGCTCTTGTTCGACGGCAAGCGCTGCGCGGGGGTCGAATATCTCGGCGGCGGCGCGCCGTTCGTCGCGCGTGCGCGCGCGGAAGTGCTGGTTGCGTCGGGCGCGGTGAATTCGCCGCAGTTGCTCGAATTGTCCGGCATCGGCGACGGCGGCCGGCTGCAGGCGCTCGGCATCGGCGTCGTCGCGGACGTGCGCGGCGTCGGCGAAAACCTTCAGGATCACTTGCAGTTGCGGATGGCGTTTCGCGTGCGCGGCGTGCGCACGCTGAACACGCTGTCCGCGCACTGGTGGGGCAAGCTGTGGATCGGCGCGCAGTACGCGCTGATGCGGCGCGGGCCGATGTCGATGGCGCCGTCGCAACTGGGCGCGTTTGCGAAATCGGATCCGAACGATCCGGCGCTCACGCGGCCCGATCTCGAATATCACGTGCAGCCGCTGTCGCTCGAGCGCTTCGGCGAGCCGCTGCATCGCTTCAACGCATTCACCGCGTCGGTCTGCCATCTGCGGCCGACGTCGCGCGGCAGCATTCATGCGGTGTCGCCGGACCCGGCGCGCGCGCCGTCGATCGCGCCGAACTATCTGTCGACCGATCACGATCGGCACGTCGCGGCGAATGCGCTGCGCCTGACGCGCCGGATCGCCTCGGCGCCCGCGCTCGCACGCTATGCGCCCGAAGAAATCCTGCCGGGCGCCCAGTATCTGAGCGAGGCGGAGCTGATCGCCGCGGCGGGCGCGGTCGGCACGACGATCTTCCATCCGGTCGGCACGTGCCGGATGGGGCGCGCGGACGATCCGGACGCGGTCGTCGACAGCCGCCTGCGCGTGCGCGGCGTGACGGGGCTGCGGATCGT contains:
- a CDS encoding CoA-acylating methylmalonate-semialdehyde dehydrogenase, producing MTGSTHSNDSRVRALTHFIGGRALDGASDRYGDVFDPALGKVTARVPLATVAEVEAAVAAAAAAFPAWSETSPLKRARVMFKFKELLDRHHDELAELITREHGKVFSDAKGEVMRGIEVVEFACGIPNLLKTDFTDQIGGGIDNWNLRQPLGVVAGITPFNFPMMVPCWMFPVAIACGNTFVLKPSERDPSASIRLAELLKEAGLPDGVFNVVHGDKTAVDALIAHPDVAALSFVGSTPIAEYIHTEAARRGKRVQALGGAKNHLVVMPDANLDQAVDALVGAAYGSAGERCMAISVAVAVGGVADALVERLAARARTLKIGNGMEPDVEMGPLVTAAHRAKVSAYIDAGVAAGAKLVVDGRDHVVEGCERGFFLGGTLFDGVTTGMSIYREEIFGPVLAVVRVPDFASAVALVNAHEFANGVSCFTSDGGIARAFARKIQVGMVGINVPIPVPMAWHSFGGWKRSLFGDHHAYGAEGVRFYTRYKSVMQRWPDSIAKGAEFTMPVAK
- a CDS encoding GMC family oxidoreductase, with translation MATERTLEGEFDYVIVGAGTAGCVLANRLTEDPDVTVLLLEAGGKDDYHWIHIPVGYLYCIGNPRTDWLYKTEPEAGLNGRALSYPRGRVLGGSSSINGMIYMRGQRGDYDDWARATGDAGWSWDSVLPIFRRSEDHHAGATDMHGAGGMWRVEKQRLRWEILEAFSQAAQQTGIPATDDFNRGDNTGVGYFEVNQKRGIRWNASKAFLRPALARPNLTVITGAQAERLLFDGKRCAGVEYLGGGAPFVARARAEVLVASGAVNSPQLLELSGIGDGGRLQALGIGVVADVRGVGENLQDHLQLRMAFRVRGVRTLNTLSAHWWGKLWIGAQYALMRRGPMSMAPSQLGAFAKSDPNDPALTRPDLEYHVQPLSLERFGEPLHRFNAFTASVCHLRPTSRGSIHAVSPDPARAPSIAPNYLSTDHDRHVAANALRLTRRIASAPALARYAPEEILPGAQYLSEAELIAAAGAVGTTIFHPVGTCRMGRADDPDAVVDSRLRVRGVTGLRIVDASVMPRITSGNTNSPTLMIAERASDMIRADRRGAPEHGVAARGEAALPT